A single window of Periplaneta americana isolate PAMFEO1 chromosome 14, P.americana_PAMFEO1_priV1, whole genome shotgun sequence DNA harbors:
- the LOC138713522 gene encoding uncharacterized protein: MSYRSLILHLLMASPEHRASPADTELLNLPYYGGAEGNVLVYHPTLGLSPALKPRDEEGGEDSVTIQPPPKTASVAEVRPVGLAIAGIGGVAASKPTGTAVVGPGGLAIARPIATAIAGVPPDAVLGPGPEGPGQQEGNPSDEGTDKHIYHPAHVPVAVGPSRGGTKYGVIPMARSYPVNYVRVQPNSIQYTQQPLLLYPIAFY; encoded by the exons ATGTCGTATCGAAGCCTGATTCTACATCTCTTGATGGCATC ACCAGAGCACAGAGCTAGCCCCGCCGACACCGAACTGTTGAACCTTCCCTACTACGGGGGAGCAGAGGGCAACGTGCTGGTGTACCATCCCACCCTGGGACTGTCCCCAGCCCTGAAGCCCAGGGATGAAGAAGGCGGCGAGGACAGCGTTACGATTCAGCCACCACCCAAAA CTGCGTCTGTAGCAGAAGTGCGGCCGGTGGGCCTCGCCATCGCGGGCATTGGGGGCGTAGCCGCTTCGAAACCCACCGGCACGGCGGTAGTGGGCCCCGGCGGACTTGCCATCGCTCGCCCCATCGCCACGGCCATCGCAGGAGTGCCCCCAGACGCAGTACTGGGGCCCGGACCGGAGGGACCCGGTCAACAGGAAGGAAACCCCTCCGACGAGGGCACCGACAAGCATATTTATCACCCCGCCCACGTGCCAGTGGCGGTGGGACCCTCCAGGGGAGGCACCAAGTACGGCGTCATTCCCATGGCAAGGAGCTACCCCGTTAACTACGTGCGCGTGCAGCCTAACAGCATCCAGTACACTCAGCAGCCTCTTCTACTGTACCCCATTGCTTTCTACTAG